The Arachis ipaensis cultivar K30076 chromosome B10, Araip1.1, whole genome shotgun sequence DNA window ttaaaagctACAAATATAAATACATTATCTTTTATATTtatcaaacataaaataaaaaaaatcacctctttaaaaaatattactaaacTAAACCATAANNNNNNNNNNNNNNNNNNNNNNNNNNNNNNNNNNNNNNNNNNNNNNNNNNNNNNNNNNNNNNNNNNNNNNNNNNNNNNNNNNNNNNNNNNNNNNNNNNNNNNNNNNNNNNNNNNNNNNNNNNNNNNNNNNNNNNNNNNNNNNNNNNNNNAGTTTGTTACGAATGTATTTTGTTAGTTGAGTGAGTTAATGTTCTAGAACTGTGATCCTTTAAAAAATGTTTTATATTGTACACTAAAATTTTTATGCTCTAATTTTTTAAACATAtataagagaagaagaaaatgaatacGACGAAAATCACAATAatcaaagaaaatgaaaagaaaaaagaaaaaagagaaaaaaaatgacgacattgacattaaaaaagcttGCATATAATAAACTACTTGGTTtagaaattgtttttttttttcaaaaataagaagacTTAAATCCGCGATATTTTAGATAAATATAGAGAGACTATACCATTTAATTTGAACTATAACCCATTAGCGTTGTCTAactttttgttatttatttatatatgttaaatAAAATTAGGTAAGTTTAATGGCCATATATAGGTCTTAAACAAATAGAGAGATGGATTACATGATGGTGTATGATCTTTGTTAGCAGAGATTTAAATTAAAGTAAGAATAAAGAATGGAAATTTGATATCCGAATTAGGTTGGCCTTATTGAAAGAGAGTATATTTGGCAAAAGATGCCAAAATAGAGAAAGACGCGAGAGCCCTTAATCACGCCACCCATGATTTGATCGATAACCTTAACCTATTAAACAAAACCAAACCCTTACTACTTCACCCCACTTCCTAGGTTTTATATATCCCTCTTCCCTCACCCTTTTTCTTTGCTTCTTCATCTGCTTCTCttgttctctctctctcccccctccCTCTCtagctctttctttctctctcgaGAGATGAAAAAATAGCTAGGTCTTCTATGGTGTGATCTTCCATGGTTGGAAATAAAAATGGGAGATTGAGGTTGATGGGAATGTTGTTTGGCTCGAGGTCACTTATTGAGTAGTTGTATACCCTTTATAATGAGATCTCGGACCAGGCTTCATTCCCGTCGACTTGATCTCTCTCgttctctctttttcattttCGATCTCTCTTCTGAAGACGAAGAGAGATCCAATCTCCCTTGAGGATGATGCATCATGATTAgggcaatttttttttatttcttatttacaAGTTAGAGAAATTTGGGTTTTAAAAATTTGAACTACTAACATTATAAATAAGATCAGTTTACATTGGGAATAATATAGACATagacataattaattaattgcaTGGAAGAAACATGAAACATTTATCTAACATTATTCCAGCGAGTTAAGATCGATCGATCACAAAAGATAGATGTTGTTTTGACGTTGATGACCATGCTGTCACTGTGTTTTCAGTCTAGTATATTATGTATATGGCTGAATAAAAAATTGTTTTACTTCCATTATTGGTTATTATTATATGATGATTGCCTAgtgattatttatttatctagtgTATGTgaaacattattattttttaattattttaaataaggtAAAAACAAAGATGTACTTCAACTTTATGTAAAGTTGATAATTAAGAGCGTTAGATGATAAATCATTTAATAATTTTTCAGTCATCAACTTCATGAAATCAACGGCACATGAGTTTCAACCTTTAAATAATAATGTGTGTGGAGATTAGAGAAACCCAATGCAAGGGAATTTGAAATTCTGTAAATATTTGTCAGGCTAGAATCTTTAGGGTTTCAGTTCCATGCCTGCTTTTATTTCCTTGCTTTCAAGTTTCAGCCTACCCTCATTATTTCTGGTAACTACTGTTTACTAGCATGGTAGCAATCTACCATTACCTTCACATATATattatctttctttttctttgaatcaGTAGAATATTTATTTCTTATTGTACTTATTATTAATTAGTATATTTGTATTgtatttttaattcattttagGTGGTGCTGTTGCTTTTTTCATGGGGAATGCCTGGATCCAGTTTTATTTTGGCTACATGCTTGGGTTCCAACTTCCAAGACACAAGATTAGTTTTAGGGATTTAGAACAAAGTGATGGATAGCACACATAttttttttctccctttcttctgTTTATTATTAATAGTTATTATATTACCCCTTAactatttttcttgtttcttcaaatttgaaattttgtgtaTAATGTAGCAGTCATGGATATGGAGATGTGGATCACTTTGGCTTTTAAATAAACCTGTAAATTAACATGAGGAACTAATTTTTATTGcacctaatttttatttttattaatgcgATATTACTTAATTAAGTGCAAGTGTAAATGTAAATTAGCATGAAGAATTAATTTTTAgttaactaatattaattaattttagtatttaaatttataatttaaaatttaacataaataaaataatttcaaaaaaaagtTATGATATTAggatgacaaaaaaaataattttttttgttatcaaacatattaaatgaaaatttaaataCAGTCAATTTCATATGAAGTTAATCTTAAGTTTACATAATGAAACTATATCTGAATTTCTGCCTTAAGTTAATAACCCTACCTCTTTAGTAGGTCTTTACTTTAGTGAAATATTAGTTCATGTGAAATCATTCCATcaccaaattaattaaattacccTAATCATTTAGTGTCTAAAATCCAAGAAAACTGAAAGCATATTAAATGGGTGATAATATACATTTCGAAAACAATGTTATGCAAAGTATACCATAGCTTTAAATGATCATATATATTAAGTTCAAGAATAAATGTGCCATGGCCGAAGCTAGATTGTAACAGACTACACCTAGAACCCTAGGTTGGCTTTGTAATTGGATTATAATTAAGATGTAAATCTCTTCAATAAGGAGATTCTAGAATGAAAATTATTTAAGAGTAACAAGCTGGAAGTAACTAAAGTTTCATCGTAACTGCAACATTTCTTATGCAAAGGAATCTGTATTCCTTGTCTTATAtgcattattttttaattatacattGAAATGCGTTTAGTAACTCTGCGCTTTTTTATATAATGCAATTCTTCTGAGCAGCTACGGACAAGGGTACACTGCCACAATATATACATTCAAAAAATTAATTCCGACTGTATGATTCTCTCAAGTTTTGATTTAATTTGTTTCTGATGAGATCTAATTTATTTCAAATGTGAAAGAGCCTAGCAGCGGAAACGACACAAATGtccaacacaagaacaatatggaagcactcacaacacaatatggcagcaactataacaagcaaatatagcaagtaaagcagtaataagaacacaccgagattttaacgtggaaaaccccctcaatgtgagaggtaaaaaccacgagtcgtccagaccaatgaaatagctccactataatcaaatgaggtacaagagagtctcaaacaaagcacaaaaatgtgcatataaccagccaaaacatcaaagcaccaaagctcacaaatgaaaagcaagaagatgaaatatacccaaaaaacagagctgctgtcgaagccaatttctccctctgtagacctccaattaaaatctccaccgtccagaatgaagaacaagatgtgaagaatctacagttcaaatttcacgtcgatccaacggtgaaagaatgagaaactgcCGTTCCAAAattgctgctctgtgtaaaaacgggaaacctaatttctctcttgcgaagccaatttctctcactgcaaatctccaatcaacatctccaccgaccagaatgaagaacaagatgataaGAACATGCAGTTTAAATTTCaagccgatccaacggtgaacaacTGAGAAACTGATATTTGAAATTTACTGCTTTGGGCAAAAACGGGAATTTTGTTTTTCCCCTTCTCTCTCACTTGGTGGCTACTCTCACTCACTCTCAATGACCCCAAAAATCTGAACTAGGGTTGTGGCACAATGGGTGCAAGAGACACCCTcaaaatgttgggcttgggcctcacaaaggagagaaaaacccAACAAAATGCACATATGACAGCTGCATCTTATAttgaataaaagaaataacaaaaaaaaggttGAATATGTAATTAAAGAAAATTGAGTTTGTAATATAATCTATTTAATTAGTATGAAATcaaatgttttctttttttttttttcaatggacATATAATTTAatagattaaaaattaatttatcacaaatttaaattttatttaagagtttattattagtcaataaatttatatatataaattaggacTCGATTTCCTAATACTTGTTTAAGAAGATGAGTGAACTAACCACTCGAATCACTCAAGTTATTTTGAAATTAAGCTTTTTCTAGTTATGTATGCATGAAATAATCAACAAAACGTAAAATTACTTTAAGATCTGTAATAACTTAGATGTTATACTTGTCTCTAAGTAAATTATCCGAAGTTATGGAGTCAAGAGGGATAGTCTAATTGTGAAGGATAATGTCCAAGATGATAAAGCACTCCATTGATATAATGGTGTTGTTGACAAAGATAGCATATTGAGATCGCAATTAAATGAGAATACTATGTTACGAACTCAATAAAAATTAACAgatatatcatttatattaataaaattattaactcGTCAAATCGAGACATTTTAAAAACattaaaaagtaatatatgtCTAATAACGTATATAAAAAAATggaataaaagggaaaagaaattcTGCAAGTAACACACTATTTGTTATTATCGcccaaaaaatattattaatttagaCATTAAAGTGTTCTTGCAGGTTGTCCTCCCAACCTAATTCCAATATGTTAAGATTTTTGAATCTTTTTAGCTCATGAACTCATCAAAAAGTACAAACAGTGTTATATAGTAGTTGGTATCTAATAAAATATGGGTATCTAGTATTTTGAGCTTGTAACTTTAGGTAGAACTACTTTAATGCTTATGTTTATGGTATGTTTGTGTTGGTTAGATCTTATTTTGCATTTTCAGAGTTTGTTCAGATATTTCCTTAAAAAAAGATTAAACTGCCACGTTAAGTGTGAGGTAACTTTATTTCATTTCATTATTTCAAACATGATGCATGAAGCTGGCATATACTTTTCTTGGCAAGACAAACATAATAAACTCttgcaatttatttatttaattttgtaataGGACCAAGATTGTACAACAGCAAGAACCTGAACCAGATAATTCTGGAAGAAGAATCATGTGAGGAATAATAAAAGATAagttattataaataaaaatcagGGAGTTTGTGGGAAAACTTTGTTTTGTGAGAAATTGATGAAACGTTGAGCATACAAGTTAGGTTGAACTACAGATATTGTGAGAGGGTCAAATTTGATGGACTTGTATGCATTCTCAACTCTTTTTCTGAGATTGTATGCTTGCAATATATCAATGATTCCCATGTACAGCACTACATCATACACCTCAAATAActctgcttcttcttcatcatcatcatcatctcttccctccaccttcttcttcttcttcttcttcttattattattattattactatgatCTTCCTCTACCTTTCTGTTTGCTTGTGCTGGCATGTTCACTCCTAGTTGAACCCTCAACCTTAGAAGATATTGTACCACTCAATCAGTTACATGCTTCAAATGCTAAATAATAGAATGACTATTTTTTGTGTAATTATTTAAAACTTATCAGTATAGATGTGATAAAATGTCTACCTTATATGGACATTTATTTTCTGTGTGTATTCATTTGAAATTTATCCTGACTTTGGTTACATAGACATTTATCTAATCTCACTGCTAATTATTactaacatatataaatatagataagaatttaattttgatatactgcCCATTAGTATAAAAGAGATTTACATATACAGTTGATCGTATACTACTAtatcagtaaaaataattaatttttaaatctacTACTTTAAAAAAATCATCTAAATATAAGTATCTATTTGGATGACCGTATTTTATACGTtcgtacattaaaattaaactcatataGATATAAATGAAGAATACATGAGGATCAGAAGTACACAAAACAATAGAGAAAATCTTTGTCAAGGTGCTGGATTAAGATTCCATAATGAAATTGAGGTGACAACAATATATAGGGGTAGAGTGTAATTTGGctctaaataataataataataatctagtTGTATTAATACTGAACatgagaaaaaaaaatgatagaaaaatTTGAATAAATATAGGTACTAACCTTGCAGTACCAGGTAATAAGAGATCAACTTGATTGTCACCCATGGAGTATGCCCTCAATGGATTGCCTCTAATGTGGGGTCCAGGTGCAGTGTTCACAACACTTGGTTCATGTGTAACTAGAAGCAACCCTTTTGGAAGAATCAGAGGCTCCCCTTCTTTAATTTCAGTCCATGCATACATAGTACAATTAAACAAATCAACCCATATATATATAGCATACTCAAATATATATACTTATTACTTAGNNNNNNNNNNNNNNNNNNNNNNNNNNNNNNNNNNNNNNNNNNNNNNNNNNNNNNNNNCCCTTAGATTCTCTGGAGCTCTAAAGTGTAATCCCAATAGAAGGCTGTAATCAATTATGTTCTGAGATTCCAAGAACTTGCAATCTATAGATATTTGCCTGTATATATATAACAACAAATTAGAatgaaattttgtttgtcacattAACAGAATATAATGAAGTGATTGTTAGTAGTAGCTAGCTTACTTTAGCAACGACTCTCTCAATTTTTTATCCATATGAAATTTATACTTCAAATCAAGGTCTTTTAATGTTGTATTGCCACTGATTTTATCTTTGTCTGTATATCTTCCTTGAGAAGAACCCTTAAGATCATAACGCCGATGAATATGCAATTCTGTGCAAAACATATTCCCCATCACAACAAAACGCACCTGCAAATTCAAAGGATAGTTAATAACTGCTACAAGAAATTATCAGAATAGCAACCGATTTTTCTAGATATAGATACCTTTTTTCCACCTCTTAGTTTTATTCTATGAAGGCCAAAGAACTTTGTAATAAGAGTATTTTCATAATCTTTTACGTGACGGTAATATTTAGGAAGCATATTTAGCAGAACCTACAAAGAGGGAACAAATTAATAATCATTGTTAAtgaaacaaaaatagaataaagtgatAGATTACAAGTTAAACCTTTAGTTCAGATTTGTTTAGAGTCTTGATTACAAATCGTTCATCGTTTGAAAGATAGAAGATGCTGCCACTTTTGCCCGGAGAAGTTATGTCCCTCAAACCGCTATCACCGCATATAGACATCATATACTCTGCAGCATCTAACTTGAACATCTCTCTCAAATTCCTGCAAATATATTATCATTTAAGCATTCGTGAGAATCATTAAATGATTTAACATATTTGACTGAAAACACTCACATGCAGTTGATTTCATGTAAAGTTGGTTGTTGAAAATCATTAGATAACAATTGAGTTAAAcatgtcaaatcatctaacaattCTCAACTAACAACTTTACATAAAGACAATTACATATGAATTTTCTCCAAATGATGTGACATATCAATATCTTAGCTATCATCTTCGCATTAAAATACCTGAAAACCATTGGACAATAATCTTTCCAATAGAAGTCTATAGAACAATGAGGAGGAGTTAACTTTGAACCATCCCTAGGGAAGAACATCCTTATTCTAGCCCGATCCCCGAAATCCGACGATCGGACTTCGCGTGCCGGCACCGGCGTAATTTTTCCGACAGTATACCTGAGCAAAATTCAGCCAAATTTGTTCAACCAAAAACTGCAAAATACCAAAACAGATAAACAAAGTTTTAGGCTTATTATACCTTATGCCAAGCTGCAAATTAAGATTGAGAAAATAGCCTCTGTGAGCTTTAAAAATGTCCATATATGAACTCTTCTCTACATGATTAACACTAAACTTATTGTTCTGGCCTTTGTTCTTAACAGAGGAAACAGAACAATCTCTGATTCTCTCCATAATTAGAACACCTTGAGCATATTCCCTTTCATAAACCAAATCACTCTGATCTTGAAGGGTCCATTCAGTAGTACTCAATGACAAAGTCCTTTGAGATTTCGGCCGCGAACTTAACCGGCTAACAACTGGTATATTCTCAGAAAGACTTCGCTTAACCGGCTTAGACTTTGAAGCAATGAAATGTTCTGTTTCAAGAGAAGTGCATAGATTCTTAAGGGAAGGAAGTTTAGTACCAGCAGGGTAGAATGTTCCTTTACCATCTCTTAGGCCATTGTTCCATGTCCCAATATAAACGCCGCCGTCTGCGAATCGATAAACTCCTGATCCATGTCTTACCCCATTCATCCAGAATCCATCAAAGGTATCACCATTAGTCCATTTCATAACTCCTCTGCCTTCAATTTTTCCATTCTTCCAATTTCCAATGTAAGTGTTTCCATTGTTCCAAGAGTACTTACCACATCCTTCTTGAACTCCTTCTTTCCACAAACCGTCATAAACATCCGAATTCGAGTACTCTTTCTTTCCGATCCCATGCTGAGCATTCATCCTCCAACCTCCTCTGTATGTGCAGCCGGAAGAACTTGTAAGCGTGCCATTACCATGAAGAAATCCGCCGCAGAATTCGCCTTCATACTTTGATCCTGATGGCCATCGAATTAGTCCTTTACCTGTCATTTTCTCACTTTCAAAATCACCATCATAGATTGTTCCATCTAACCATTTGTACTTTCCCTTCATCTTATCTCCATTTGAAAAGGAACTCCCATAAATCCTACAATTTTACATTACATTGCATTCATACAGAAAGAACACATAAACATGAAACAATAAAGTAGGAGTTTctacaatattattattattaccttCCATTTTCCTCCATGGCTTGAAAGCTTTATCAAATGTAGCTTAATATTGTTAAGGTTATAAATGTCACTGAATTCTGTTATAAAACATGTTAATGAGTCAAAAGTTGCCAAGGAAGAAAATTTGTGCTTTATTGAATTTTCATACATAACAAGAAAGGAAAGAAATCTAAAATTTGCTAAGTTATGGGATCAAGTGTATATGATCTAAGGATGAAACCTAAAGATAACTagattcatcatcatcataaaataactaataaataaacaaataaatcatCATCAATCCATGTTGTGAATCAATTAAGgggataagaaagaaaaagaaacactgCATGCATGCTAGATATTAATCATGTTAAGTAATAAAACAAGCTTTAATTTGTAGAAAAAGATCATGCAGAAGATAAACCTCACATGCATTCTACTAAGAAAAATGATCATATGAGAGGAGGGAATCACCATTACTAAGCTGAACTTGGGTGGATTGATGAAAGATCTTACAAGTCAAACCCAGAAGAACATGATCAACAAGTAAACTNNNNNNNNNNNNNNNNNNNNNNNNNNNNNNNNNNNNNNNNNNNNNNNNNNNNNNNNNNNNNNNNNNNNNNNNNNNNNNNNNNNNNNNNNNNNNNNNNTCGTACAAGATAtttctctaaatttttattttatttattctcatGCCGACAAATACCCCCATAGCCACCCCAAAAATTTAATCAAGCAAAGTTTCAGGATTCCTTTGATAgtcatattttttttagttttggttTGAAGATTTATTCGATCTAACCAATTTTTCAATCGCTCAATTTTGCAGCGTTATCTGATAATAATTGTATTGGGTACAAACTACAAAGTGCTATAGTAATTATCGGACTAAATTCTTAAAGTAGTCTGACGACGTACACCAAGATTGATTCTGAGATTTTAATTACATCAATTATGTTTTTGAGGTTGGAAAAATTGCACCATATTAGTCATTGACCCGTGCTGACGTG harbors:
- the LOC107624006 gene encoding LOW QUALITY PROTEIN: phosphatidylinositol 4-phosphate 5-kinase 7 (The sequence of the model RefSeq protein was modified relative to this genomic sequence to represent the inferred CDS: substituted 2 bases at 2 genomic stop codons), which encodes MEENGRIYGSSFSNGDKMKGKYKWLDGTIYDGDFESEKMTGKGLIRWPSGSKYEGEFCGGFLHGNGTLTSSSGCTYRGGWRMNAQHGIGKKEYSNSDVYDGLWKEGVQEGCGKYSWNNGNTYIGNWKNGKIEGRGVMKWTNGDTFDGFWMNGVRHGSGVYRFADGGVYIGTWNNGLRDGKGTFYPAGTKLPSLKNLCTSLETEHFIASKSKPVKRSLSENIPVVSRLSSRPKSQRTLSLSTTEWTLQDQSDLVYEREYAQGVLIMERIRDCSVSSVKNKGQNNKFSVNHVEKSSYMDIFKAHRGYFLNLNLQLGIRYTVGKITPVPAREVRSSDFGDRARIRMFFPRDGSKLTPPHCSIDFYWKDYCPMVFRNLREMFKLDAAEYMMSICGDSGLRDITSPGKSGSIFYLSNDERFVIKTLNKSELKVLLNMLPKYYRHVKDYENTLITKFFGLHRIKLRGGKKVRFVVMGNMFCTELHIHRRYDLKGSSQGRYTDKDKISGNTTLKDLDLKYKFHMDKKLRESLLKQISIDCKFLESQNIIDYSLLLGLHFRAPENLRXXXXXXXXXXXXXXXXXXXXKXXVYIFEYAIYIWVDLFNCTMYAWTEIKEGEPLILPKGLLLVTHEPSVVNTAPGPHIRGNPLRAYSMGDNQVDLLLPGTARLRVQLGVNMPAQANRKVEEDHSNNNNNKKKKKKKKVEGRDDDDDEEEAELFEVYDVVLYMGIIDILQAYNLRKRVENAYKSIKFDPLTISVVQPNLYAQRFINFSQNKVFPQTP